The following DNA comes from Candidatus Alcyoniella australis.
GGCGGCCAAGTATTACGCCAACATCATCCTTCCCTACTCGCCGCTGGTGCTCAAACTGCTCGACGCGCTGCCGAGCCTGGGGATCGAGATCAAACTGATCGCGCCGGACCACGGCCCGATCTGGCGCAGCAAAATTCCGCTGATCCTCGATCTGTACCGCCAGTGGGCGCAGCAGAACTATTACAACAAGGCGGTGATCGCCTTTGACACGATGTGGCACACCACCGAGAAGATGGCCATGGCCATCGGCGAGGGACTGAGCACTGCGGGAGTGAGCGTCAAGCTGATGCCGATGCAGGGTTCGCACCGCTCCGACGTGGTGGCCGAGTTGCTCGACGCCGGGGCGTTCCTGGTTGGCGCGCCGACCATGAACAACCAACTTTTCCCGAGCATGGCCGACGTGCTGACCTACGTAAAAGGGCTCAAACCGCGCAACCTGGTGGGCGCGGCCTTCGGCTCGTACGGCTGGAGCGGCGAGTCGGTGAAACAGATCGAGGAGTACCTGCAACAGACCGGAGTCGATCTGGTCGACTCAATTAATATCAAGTATGTTGTGAACGACGATGGACTGAGGCGCTGCAAAGAATTGGGCGCCTCTGTGGCAGCCAAATTGGAGGAGAAGCTTCGATGAAATACGAGTGTGAGATCTGCGGATACATCTTCGATCCCGAGAACGGG
Coding sequences within:
- a CDS encoding FprA family A-type flavoprotein yields the protein MSNEFEAVKITDQVYWVGAIDWGLRNFHGYETGRGTTYNAYLIMADEPILIDTVKAPLFEQMLGRIASVVDPAKIKYVISNHSEMDHSGSLPRMLDLAKPEKIVASKMGVKALREHFHWDREIHEAGNGEKLNLAGANLQFFETRMLHWPDSMFTFFADEGVLFSNDGFGMHLASSERFDDELDQQMMVWEAAKYYANIILPYSPLVLKLLDALPSLGIEIKLIAPDHGPIWRSKIPLILDLYRQWAQQNYYNKAVIAFDTMWHTTEKMAMAIGEGLSTAGVSVKLMPMQGSHRSDVVAELLDAGAFLVGAPTMNNQLFPSMADVLTYVKGLKPRNLVGAAFGSYGWSGESVKQIEEYLQQTGVDLVDSINIKYVVNDDGLRRCKELGASVAAKLEEKLR